Proteins from one Hemitrygon akajei unplaced genomic scaffold, sHemAka1.3 Scf000047, whole genome shotgun sequence genomic window:
- the LOC140720821 gene encoding NACHT, LRR and PYD domains-containing protein 3-like, producing MTDLNSAISACLTNCDEHQLFQLTRFYMERLEQAIEEGVEGVSFMLTHGRHFNDREYHSVTDLAEKGKRAGASKLLLDLVMEKGSGARREMWESFVKLHHHLPKLSRILKEIRERGDGQFAYMETERGLSEVPEHLKDVRRKHKETLRAETEKLRVNTILMREKVKVFQLVDRYAELTVISTVRDRRLVEHELLARGRDHEEWRQKHLHGELEKLRTDQLFKKSFLQKLERYFFGNKSGMSAAVAGVPGIGKTTMVQKIVYDWATGKIYQQFQFVFSFKFRDLNTINCRINLKELILHHYPYFGNILGEIWKQTEGLLFVFDGLDEFKHKIDFADSRRDTEPKHQCPDPEWWCEVSDIVYSLIQGKLLPGCSVLVTTRPTALHLLEKAGISVWAEILGFVGEERKEYFIRYFEDQTVAEAVFKHVKENEILYTMSYNPSYCWILALALGPFFTQRVRDPQRVPKTITQLYSYYIYNILKNHGREIESPRDVLLRVGQMAFRGVFDRKIVFTDGDLINYTLQPSQFLSGFLMELLEREDSARCVVYTFPHLTIQEFVAAVAQFLNPHPGDILKFLTEAHNMTDGRFEVFLRFFAGGG from the exons atgacaGATCTGAACTCCGCCATCTCTGCCTGCCTGACAAATTGTGACGAACACCAGCTGTTCCAGTTGACGAGATTCTACATGGAgcgactggagcaggcgattgaggagggtgtggagggagtcagCTTCATGTTAACACATGGTCGTCATTTTAATGACCGGGAGTATCAC agcgtgactgacctcgcggagaagggaaaacgagcgggcgcttccaaactcctcctggatctggtgatggagaagggctccggggcccggagggagatgtgggaatcctttgtgaaactacatcaccatttaccgaagctgagcagaatattgaaGGAAATACGGGAACGAG gtgACGGCCAGTTCGCCTACATGGAGACTGAGCGGGGTTTATCTGAAGTGCCCGAGCATCTGAAAG ATGTTCGaaggaaacacaaggagactctgcgggcagaaactgaaaaactgagagtgaacacgatcctgatgagggaaaaggtgaaggttttccagctggttgatcgatacgctgagctcacggtcatttctactgttcgagatcggagactggtggaacatgagctgctggcaagaggcagagaccacgaggagtggagacagaaacatctcCACGGAGAGCTGGAAAAACtccggactgatcagttattcAAGAAGAGCTTTCTTCAAaaattggaaagatatttctttGGAAACAAATCCGGGATGtccgcagcagtggccggagtcccggggatcgggaaaacaacaatggtacaaaagattgtttacgactgggccacggggaagatataccaacaattccagtttgtcttcagtttcaaattccgggatttaaacaccattaactgcagaataaacctgaaagaactgattctgcatcattacccctactttgggaatatcctgggaGAGATCTGGAAACAGACAGAGGGACTGCTGTTcgtattcgatggtttggatgaattcaagcacaaaatcgattttgctgacagtcggagagatacagaacccaagcaccagtgcccagatcccgagtggtggtgtgaggtttctgacattgtgtacagtttaatccagggcaagctgctcccagggtgttcagtgctggtgaccacccgtcccactgcgttacatttattggaaaaggcgggtatcagtgtctgggctgaaatcctgggatttgttggtgaggaacggaaggaatatttcatcaggtattttgaagatcagacagtggcggaagctgttttcaaacacgtgaaggagaacgagatcctgtacaccatgagctacaacccctcctactgctggatcctcgctctggcactgggccccttcttcacacaaagagtcagggacccacagcgagttcccaagaccatcacccaactgtactcctactatatttacaacatcctgaaaaaccacggccgtgagattgagagcccccgtgatgtgttactcagggttggtcagatggccttcagaggggTGTTTGAtaggaagattgtgtttacagatggagatttgatcaattacactctgcagccttcccagttcctgtccgggttcctgatggaacttttggagagagaggattcagCCCGGTGTGTGGTGTatacattcccacacctcaccatccaagagtttgtagctgcagtcgcacaattcctgaatccacatcccggggatatcttgaaattcctcactgaagcccacaacatgacagatgggcgatttgaggtatttctccgtttctttgctg gaggaggttaa